A DNA window from Arachis duranensis cultivar V14167 chromosome 3, aradu.V14167.gnm2.J7QH, whole genome shotgun sequence contains the following coding sequences:
- the LOC107481830 gene encoding GDSL esterase/lipase At3g26430 isoform X3 has product MMRPSYLIVGEKKWRHILSWIAISMTLVVAVVDGRECSFPAIFNLGDSNSDTGGLTAAFGPAPPPNGITFFHSPAGRFSDGRLIIDFIAQSFDLPYLSAYLDSVGSNFTHGVNFATAGSTVRRQNTTLFQSGYSPISLDVQSVQLSEFKARSKLARKRGSVFRELLPKEEYFSEALYTFDIGQNDITAGYKLNMTSEQVKAYVPDVLTQFSNVIRNVYEEGGRSFWIHNTGPLGCLPYMLDRYPVSSDQIDKSGCAKPFNQVAQYFNRKLKDTVMQLRKQLPEAAITYVDVYRVKYSLISNAQKYGFKDGVIACCGEGGKYNYNNAARCGATKVENGKKVLIAKSCKDPSVRIIWDGIHYTEAANYWIFQQIANGSFSDPPLPLNMACKF; this is encoded by the exons GTTACCTAATTG TGGGAGAGAAGAAATGGAGACATATTTTGTCATGGATTGCAATATCAATGACGCTCGTTGTTGCAGTTGTGGATGGTAGAGAGTGCAGTTTTCCAGCCATATTCAACTTAGGGGACTCCAATTCAGACACGGGTGGCCTCACAGCAGCTTTTGGACCTGCGCCGCCCCCCAATGGAATCACTTTTTTCCACTCCCCTGCTGGACGCTTCTCCGACGGTCGCCTCATCATTGATTTCATAG CTCAAAGCTTTGATTTGCCTTATCTGAGTGCTTACCTGGACTCTGTCGGCTCAAACTTCACTCACGGAGTGAATTTCGCAACCGCCGGATCCACTGTCAGACGTCAGAATACCACGTTGTTTCAGAGTGGATATAGCCCCATCTCCCTTGATGTTCAGTCTGTGCAGCTCTCTGAATTCAAAGCAAGATCCAAACTGGCTCGCAAGCGAG GAAGCGTGTTTAGGGAATTGTTGCCCAAGGAGGAGTACTTTTCTGAGGCTTTATACACCTTTGACATTGGCCAAAATGATATCACTGCTGGCTACAAGCTAAATATGACCTCAGAGCAAGTGAAGGCATACGTACCTgatgttttgacccagttctccaATGTCATAAGGAATGTGTATGAGGAAGGTGGAAGGTCGTTTTGGATCCACAACACAGGCCCACTCGGATGCCTACCTTACATGCTCGATCGCTATCCAGTGAGTTCAGATCAAATAGACAAATCTGGATGCGCGAAACCCTTCAACCAGGTTGCACAGTATTTTAACCGTAAATTGAAAGACACGGTTATGCAGCTGAGGAAGCAGCTGCCCGAGGCAGCAATCACCTATGTTGACGTGTACAGAGTGAAGTACAGTCTCATAAGCAATGCCCAAAAATACGGTTTCAAGGATGGGGTGATAGCATGCTGTGGGGAGGGAGGGAAGTACAACTACAATAACGCTGCAAGATGTGGCGCCACCAAGGTCGAGAATGGAAAGAAGGTGCTGATCGCCAAGTCCTGCAAAGATCCAAGTGTCAGGATTATTTGGGATGGGATCCATTACACTGAAGCTGCCAATTACTGGATCTTCCAACAAATTGCCAATGGATCCTTTTCAGATCCACCCCTGCCTTTAAATATGGCTTGTAAATTTTGA
- the LOC107481830 gene encoding GDSL esterase/lipase At3g26430 isoform X1 yields the protein MKDPIDMVPTLFYIKKKEQMINKCSNDPQEYFSMIKHVKTIKVGEKKWRHILSWIAISMTLVVAVVDGRECSFPAIFNLGDSNSDTGGLTAAFGPAPPPNGITFFHSPAGRFSDGRLIIDFIAQSFDLPYLSAYLDSVGSNFTHGVNFATAGSTVRRQNTTLFQSGYSPISLDVQSVQLSEFKARSKLARKRGSVFRELLPKEEYFSEALYTFDIGQNDITAGYKLNMTSEQVKAYVPDVLTQFSNVIRNVYEEGGRSFWIHNTGPLGCLPYMLDRYPVSSDQIDKSGCAKPFNQVAQYFNRKLKDTVMQLRKQLPEAAITYVDVYRVKYSLISNAQKYGFKDGVIACCGEGGKYNYNNAARCGATKVENGKKVLIAKSCKDPSVRIIWDGIHYTEAANYWIFQQIANGSFSDPPLPLNMACKF from the exons ATGAAAGATCCAATTGATATGGTGCCAactcttttttatattaaaaaaaaagagcagatgataaataaatgttcCAATGACCCTCAGGAATATTTTTCAATGATCAAACATGTGAAGACAATCAAGG TGGGAGAGAAGAAATGGAGACATATTTTGTCATGGATTGCAATATCAATGACGCTCGTTGTTGCAGTTGTGGATGGTAGAGAGTGCAGTTTTCCAGCCATATTCAACTTAGGGGACTCCAATTCAGACACGGGTGGCCTCACAGCAGCTTTTGGACCTGCGCCGCCCCCCAATGGAATCACTTTTTTCCACTCCCCTGCTGGACGCTTCTCCGACGGTCGCCTCATCATTGATTTCATAG CTCAAAGCTTTGATTTGCCTTATCTGAGTGCTTACCTGGACTCTGTCGGCTCAAACTTCACTCACGGAGTGAATTTCGCAACCGCCGGATCCACTGTCAGACGTCAGAATACCACGTTGTTTCAGAGTGGATATAGCCCCATCTCCCTTGATGTTCAGTCTGTGCAGCTCTCTGAATTCAAAGCAAGATCCAAACTGGCTCGCAAGCGAG GAAGCGTGTTTAGGGAATTGTTGCCCAAGGAGGAGTACTTTTCTGAGGCTTTATACACCTTTGACATTGGCCAAAATGATATCACTGCTGGCTACAAGCTAAATATGACCTCAGAGCAAGTGAAGGCATACGTACCTgatgttttgacccagttctccaATGTCATAAGGAATGTGTATGAGGAAGGTGGAAGGTCGTTTTGGATCCACAACACAGGCCCACTCGGATGCCTACCTTACATGCTCGATCGCTATCCAGTGAGTTCAGATCAAATAGACAAATCTGGATGCGCGAAACCCTTCAACCAGGTTGCACAGTATTTTAACCGTAAATTGAAAGACACGGTTATGCAGCTGAGGAAGCAGCTGCCCGAGGCAGCAATCACCTATGTTGACGTGTACAGAGTGAAGTACAGTCTCATAAGCAATGCCCAAAAATACGGTTTCAAGGATGGGGTGATAGCATGCTGTGGGGAGGGAGGGAAGTACAACTACAATAACGCTGCAAGATGTGGCGCCACCAAGGTCGAGAATGGAAAGAAGGTGCTGATCGCCAAGTCCTGCAAAGATCCAAGTGTCAGGATTATTTGGGATGGGATCCATTACACTGAAGCTGCCAATTACTGGATCTTCCAACAAATTGCCAATGGATCCTTTTCAGATCCACCCCTGCCTTTAAATATGGCTTGTAAATTTTGA
- the LOC107481830 gene encoding GDSL esterase/lipase At3g26430 isoform X2: MKSTQPSVRIIAFFTFEIGAHRFDMDPVGEKKWRHILSWIAISMTLVVAVVDGRECSFPAIFNLGDSNSDTGGLTAAFGPAPPPNGITFFHSPAGRFSDGRLIIDFIAQSFDLPYLSAYLDSVGSNFTHGVNFATAGSTVRRQNTTLFQSGYSPISLDVQSVQLSEFKARSKLARKRGSVFRELLPKEEYFSEALYTFDIGQNDITAGYKLNMTSEQVKAYVPDVLTQFSNVIRNVYEEGGRSFWIHNTGPLGCLPYMLDRYPVSSDQIDKSGCAKPFNQVAQYFNRKLKDTVMQLRKQLPEAAITYVDVYRVKYSLISNAQKYGFKDGVIACCGEGGKYNYNNAARCGATKVENGKKVLIAKSCKDPSVRIIWDGIHYTEAANYWIFQQIANGSFSDPPLPLNMACKF; encoded by the exons ATGAAGTCAACACAGCCCAGTGTGCGAATAATTGCATTTTTTACATTTGAAATTGGAGCTCACCGTTTTGATATGGATCCAGTGGGAGAGAAGAAATGGAGACATATTTTGTCATGGATTGCAATATCAATGACGCTCGTTGTTGCAGTTGTGGATGGTAGAGAGTGCAGTTTTCCAGCCATATTCAACTTAGGGGACTCCAATTCAGACACGGGTGGCCTCACAGCAGCTTTTGGACCTGCGCCGCCCCCCAATGGAATCACTTTTTTCCACTCCCCTGCTGGACGCTTCTCCGACGGTCGCCTCATCATTGATTTCATAG CTCAAAGCTTTGATTTGCCTTATCTGAGTGCTTACCTGGACTCTGTCGGCTCAAACTTCACTCACGGAGTGAATTTCGCAACCGCCGGATCCACTGTCAGACGTCAGAATACCACGTTGTTTCAGAGTGGATATAGCCCCATCTCCCTTGATGTTCAGTCTGTGCAGCTCTCTGAATTCAAAGCAAGATCCAAACTGGCTCGCAAGCGAG GAAGCGTGTTTAGGGAATTGTTGCCCAAGGAGGAGTACTTTTCTGAGGCTTTATACACCTTTGACATTGGCCAAAATGATATCACTGCTGGCTACAAGCTAAATATGACCTCAGAGCAAGTGAAGGCATACGTACCTgatgttttgacccagttctccaATGTCATAAGGAATGTGTATGAGGAAGGTGGAAGGTCGTTTTGGATCCACAACACAGGCCCACTCGGATGCCTACCTTACATGCTCGATCGCTATCCAGTGAGTTCAGATCAAATAGACAAATCTGGATGCGCGAAACCCTTCAACCAGGTTGCACAGTATTTTAACCGTAAATTGAAAGACACGGTTATGCAGCTGAGGAAGCAGCTGCCCGAGGCAGCAATCACCTATGTTGACGTGTACAGAGTGAAGTACAGTCTCATAAGCAATGCCCAAAAATACGGTTTCAAGGATGGGGTGATAGCATGCTGTGGGGAGGGAGGGAAGTACAACTACAATAACGCTGCAAGATGTGGCGCCACCAAGGTCGAGAATGGAAAGAAGGTGCTGATCGCCAAGTCCTGCAAAGATCCAAGTGTCAGGATTATTTGGGATGGGATCCATTACACTGAAGCTGCCAATTACTGGATCTTCCAACAAATTGCCAATGGATCCTTTTCAGATCCACCCCTGCCTTTAAATATGGCTTGTAAATTTTGA
- the LOC127739750 gene encoding chloroplast sensor kinase, chloroplastic isoform X2, with protein MPVSAIATSSLTTTLSSLCNCNCNNSNSNRSRLFRNSVFFPSSTSLAKPSCCFLHTTLNPNTTNPNSDSDNSLRHLLRHDVHDSHDSPATVTSAAAISAAIRKASTSPVEFAQRLDKDNRSGLLLPSPDFQRLCLQQLHLFRRIVPEAVLSVYVRPAGSYVMDQLELRRVALYPGDPQPEEDGAVVILVGHFNIPAGLRATEAALSNLQVKFVPECNAVVLPMVKHPFVVGFLVAELPVLEVERSDQPQSGARDSRISVEEAYSLPPFLDIDKKSWEIQTLRVQDEPVGMYNFTPEQRSNAINISQSLAMAYVMDQKAMLLQQSTWQNNVRMGDLVEQIRGPLSSIQTLSKILSTQTKKSQISYDIVEDILVQGDRLRDVLEQLQDAVYLTKANIVRYNEEAIKKMNGSTHILAESSKSQLLNSFPRDGSTNKMNNESHSLATAHDIEMPLPPLALAPLQPGIRKTMQCF; from the exons ATGCCAGTCTCTGCCATAGCCACATCTTCTTTAACTACCACGCTATCCTCCCTCTGTAACTGTAACTGCAATAACAGTAACAGTAACCGTAGCCGATTATTCCGCAATTCTGTCTTCTTTCCTTCCTCCACTTCCCTCGCTAAACCCTCCTGCTGCTTCCTCCATACCACTCTTAATCCCAACACCACTAACCCTAATTCCGACTCCGACAACTCTCTCCGCCACCTCCTCCGCCATGACGTCCACGACTCCCATGACTCCCCCGCCACCGTTACTTCCGCCGCCGCCATCTCCGCCGCTATCCGCAAGGCTTCCACCTCGCCCGTTGAGTTTGCTCAGCGACTCGACAAGGACAACCGAAGCGGACTCCTCCTCCCCAGCCCCGACTTCCAGAGGCTCTGCCTTCAGCAGCTCCACCTCTTCCGCAGGATCGTCCCCGAAGCTGTTCTCTCG GTTTATGTAAGGCCAGCTGGAAGTTATGTGATGGATCAGTTGGAGCTACGGAGGGTTGCTCTCTACCCTGGAGATCCTCAGCCTGAGGAAGACGGCGCCGTTGTCATTCTTGTTGGTCATTTCAACATCCCTGCCGGCTTGCGCGCCACCGAGGCTGCACTTTCCAACTTGCAG GTTAAATTTGTTCCGGAATGTAATGCTGTGGTTCTTCCCATGGTGAAACATCCGTTTGTTGTTGGTTTCTTGGTTGCCGAGCTTCCTGTGTTGGAGGTGGAAAGGAGTGACCAGCCTCAAAGTGGTGCTCGTGATAGCCGAATCTCTGTTGAGGAAGCTTattctttgcctccttttttgGATATAGACAAGAAGTCGTGGGAAATTCAAACTCTTCGAGTCCAGGATGAGCCGGTTGGTATGTACAACTTCACTCCCGAACAACGATCGAATGCCATCAACATTTCACAATCTCTGGCCATGGCGTATGTAATGGATCAG AAAGCAATGTTACTTCAGCAATCAACATGGCAAAATAATGTTAGGATGGGTGACCTGGTCGAGCAA ATTCGTGGTCCTCTATCGAGCATTCAAACCTTAAGTAAAATCCTGTCTACTCAAACAAAGAAAAGTCAG ATTTCATATGACATTGTTGAGGATATCCTGGTGCAAGGTGATCGACTAAGAGATGTTTTGGAGCAACTCCAAGACGCTGTCTATTTGACAAAG GCTAATATAGTACGATACAATGAAGAAGCAATCAAGAAAATGAATGGTTCAACTCACATACTTGCTGAGTCgtcaaaatctcaattattaAATAGTTTTCCAAGGGATGGGTCaacaaataaaatgaataatgaGTCGCATTCTTTAGCTACTGCCCATGATATAGAGATGCCCCTTCCACCTTTGGCTCTAGCTCCATTACAACCAGGAATCAG GAAGACCATGCAGTGTTTCTGA
- the LOC127739750 gene encoding chloroplast sensor kinase, chloroplastic isoform X1 gives MPVSAIATSSLTTTLSSLCNCNCNNSNSNRSRLFRNSVFFPSSTSLAKPSCCFLHTTLNPNTTNPNSDSDNSLRHLLRHDVHDSHDSPATVTSAAAISAAIRKASTSPVEFAQRLDKDNRSGLLLPSPDFQRLCLQQLHLFRRIVPEAVLSVYVRPAGSYVMDQLELRRVALYPGDPQPEEDGAVVILVGHFNIPAGLRATEAALSNLQVKFVPECNAVVLPMVKHPFVVGFLVAELPVLEVERSDQPQSGARDSRISVEEAYSLPPFLDIDKKSWEIQTLRVQDEPVGMYNFTPEQRSNAINISQSLAMAYVMDQKAMLLQQSTWQNNVRMGDLVEQIRGPLSSIQTLSKILSTQTKKSQISYDIVEDILVQGDRLRDVLEQLQDAVYLTKANIVRYNEEAIKKMNGSTHILAESSKSQLLNSFPRDGSTNKMNNESHSLATAHDIEMPLPPLALAPLQPGIRPCSVSEVLADLVDAVKPLAQNQKRVVELNELSSHLLAAVEEPALRQAFSNLIEGALLRTHVGGKVEIVSTAAPAGGALVFIDDDGPDMHYMTQRHSLTPYGQELLAEDMIEDNMTWNFVAGLSVAREILESYGCVVRVISPRTKDAPLGAGGTRVELWLPSAIESTDLSLASQEV, from the exons ATGCCAGTCTCTGCCATAGCCACATCTTCTTTAACTACCACGCTATCCTCCCTCTGTAACTGTAACTGCAATAACAGTAACAGTAACCGTAGCCGATTATTCCGCAATTCTGTCTTCTTTCCTTCCTCCACTTCCCTCGCTAAACCCTCCTGCTGCTTCCTCCATACCACTCTTAATCCCAACACCACTAACCCTAATTCCGACTCCGACAACTCTCTCCGCCACCTCCTCCGCCATGACGTCCACGACTCCCATGACTCCCCCGCCACCGTTACTTCCGCCGCCGCCATCTCCGCCGCTATCCGCAAGGCTTCCACCTCGCCCGTTGAGTTTGCTCAGCGACTCGACAAGGACAACCGAAGCGGACTCCTCCTCCCCAGCCCCGACTTCCAGAGGCTCTGCCTTCAGCAGCTCCACCTCTTCCGCAGGATCGTCCCCGAAGCTGTTCTCTCG GTTTATGTAAGGCCAGCTGGAAGTTATGTGATGGATCAGTTGGAGCTACGGAGGGTTGCTCTCTACCCTGGAGATCCTCAGCCTGAGGAAGACGGCGCCGTTGTCATTCTTGTTGGTCATTTCAACATCCCTGCCGGCTTGCGCGCCACCGAGGCTGCACTTTCCAACTTGCAG GTTAAATTTGTTCCGGAATGTAATGCTGTGGTTCTTCCCATGGTGAAACATCCGTTTGTTGTTGGTTTCTTGGTTGCCGAGCTTCCTGTGTTGGAGGTGGAAAGGAGTGACCAGCCTCAAAGTGGTGCTCGTGATAGCCGAATCTCTGTTGAGGAAGCTTattctttgcctccttttttgGATATAGACAAGAAGTCGTGGGAAATTCAAACTCTTCGAGTCCAGGATGAGCCGGTTGGTATGTACAACTTCACTCCCGAACAACGATCGAATGCCATCAACATTTCACAATCTCTGGCCATGGCGTATGTAATGGATCAG AAAGCAATGTTACTTCAGCAATCAACATGGCAAAATAATGTTAGGATGGGTGACCTGGTCGAGCAA ATTCGTGGTCCTCTATCGAGCATTCAAACCTTAAGTAAAATCCTGTCTACTCAAACAAAGAAAAGTCAG ATTTCATATGACATTGTTGAGGATATCCTGGTGCAAGGTGATCGACTAAGAGATGTTTTGGAGCAACTCCAAGACGCTGTCTATTTGACAAAG GCTAATATAGTACGATACAATGAAGAAGCAATCAAGAAAATGAATGGTTCAACTCACATACTTGCTGAGTCgtcaaaatctcaattattaAATAGTTTTCCAAGGGATGGGTCaacaaataaaatgaataatgaGTCGCATTCTTTAGCTACTGCCCATGATATAGAGATGCCCCTTCCACCTTTGGCTCTAGCTCCATTACAACCAGGAATCAG ACCATGCAGTGTTTCTGAAGTATTGGCAGACCTGGTTGATGCTGTGAAACCTCTAGCCCAGAATCAAAAACGTGTAGTAGAACTAAATGAGCTCTCATCACATTTGCTAGCTGCTGTAGAAGAACCTGCTTTACGCCAGGCTTTCAGCAATCTTATCGAAGGTGCTTTATTACGCACACATGTCGGGGGAAAGGTTGAAATCGTGTCTACTGCTGCACCGGCAGGAGGTGCCCTTGTATTCATTGATGATGATGGGCCTGATATGCACTATATG ACACAAAGGCACTCACTCACACCATATGGACAAGAACTCTTGGCCGAAGACATGATTGAAGACAACATGACATGGAACTTTGTTGCTGGGCTGAGTGTTGCCCGTGAGATACTAGAGAGCTATGGGTGTGTGGTGCGTGTTATATCACCTCGAACCAAAGATGCTCCTCTTGGTGCTGGTGGAACTCGTGTAGAACTCTGGCTTCCCTCTGCAATTGAAAGCACTGATTTGAGCCTTGCATCCCAAGAGGTATAG
- the LOC107481828 gene encoding uncharacterized protein LOC107481828 encodes MGITSRSSTNRKPSEGMRLIVTTFVGTFIGFFIGVSFTALSTKLNLPSSLLPSIDVPFAEENTGGNVRSFMKSNHNKSQYQLLNDTMKIWVPSNPRGAERLPPSIIEAESDLYFRRLWGLPSEDLTSKPKYLVTFTVGYDQKWNINAAVKKFSDDFTILLFHYDGRTTEWDEFEWSKKAIHVSARKQTKWWYAKRFLHPDIVAPYDYIFIWDEDLGVEHFNAEEYIRLVKKHGLEISQPGLEPNKGLTWQMTKRRGDREVHKETEEKPGWCSDPHLPPCAAFVEIMAPVFSRDAWRCVWHMIQNDLVHGWGLDFALRRCVEPAHEKIGVVDSQWIIHQSVPSLGNQGESKDGKAPWMGVRDRCKKEWTMFQSRLANAESEYFKAVGVDMFSNSTTP; translated from the exons ATGGGGATCACTTCTCGCAG TTCTACAAATAGAAAACCAAGTGAAGGCATGAGACTCATTGTGACAACTTTTGTTGGAACATTTATTGGCTTCTTTATAGGAGTATCATTTACAGCATTGTCAACTAAG TTGAATCTCCCATCGAGCTTGCTCCCCTCCATCGATGTTCCTTTTGCTGAAGAGAACACAGGTGGCAATGTGCGGTCTTTTATGAAGAGTAACCACAATAAATCACAATATCAGTTATTAAATGATACAATGAAG ATTTGGGTTCCATCAAATCCCAGAGGTGCTGAAAGATTACCTCCTTCAATTATCGAGGCTGAGTCAGACTTGTATTTCCGCAGATTGTGGGGTCTGCCCAGTGAG GATTTAACTTCTAAGCCAAAGTACCTCGTGACCTTTACTGTTGGTTATGATCAGAAATGGAATATTAATGCAGCTGTTAAAAAG TTTTCAGATGATTTTACGATACTTCTATTTCATTATGATGGTCGAACAACTGAATGGGATGAATTTGAATGGTCAAAGAAAGCTATTCATGTTAGTGCCCGCAAGCAAACCAAATG GTGGTATGCCAAGCGGTTTCTGCATCCTGATATTGTAGCACCATATGATTACATTTTTATATGGGATGAAGACTTGGGCGTTGAGCATTTTAATGCAGAAGA ATACATAAGACTGGTGAAAAAACACGGGTTGGAGATATCACAGCCTGGTTTGGAACCTAATAAAGGGTTGACATGGCAAATGACGAAAAGAAGAGGTGATCGTGAAGTTCACAA AGAAACGGAGGAGAAACCAGGATGGTGCAGTGATCCTCATCTGCCTCCTTGTGCAGC GTTTGTTGAGATTATGGCTCCGGTGTTTTCACGGGATGCATGGCGCTGTGTGTGGCATATGATTCAG AATGACTTAGTCCATGGGTGGGGTCTCGATTTCGCCCTTAGAAGATGTGTTGAG CCTGCCCATGAGAAGATTGGAGTTGTTGATTCTCAGTGGATTATACATCAAAGTGTTCCCTCACTAGGGAATCAA GGAGAATCAAAAGATGGGAAAGCACCATGGATGGGG GTGAGGGACAGGTGTAAAAAGGAATGGACGATGTTCCAAAGTCGGTTGGCGAATGCAGAAAGCGAATACTTCAAGGCTGTTGGGGTTGATATGTTCAGTAATTCCACCACTCCATAG
- the LOC107481827 gene encoding uncharacterized protein LOC107481827 isoform X1 translates to MPLWFWNTTQSKIYCAKRKPSDSMRIIVIFFVGTALGLIVGVSLPTLSITKFNLPSINLSCIQQKFTETISSQDKLLNDPSKIWVPTNPRGAERLAPGIVKAESDFFLRKLWGLPSEDFTSKPKYLVTFTVGYEQRMNIDAAVKKLSENFTIVLFHYDGRTTEWDEFEWSKRAIHISVHKQTKWWYAKRFLHPDIVAPYEYIFMWDEDLGVEHFNAEEYIKLVRKHKLEISQPGLEQSKGAPCWNMTKRREGHEVHKEAQEKPGKCKYPLLPPCAAFVEIMAPVFSRAAWRCVWHMIQNEFVHGWGLDFAFRKCVEPAHEKIGVVDAQWIVHQGVPSLGNQGEAQAGKTAWRAVKERCGMEWRMFQGRLTNAERSYYKSKGINYTHLLVHN, encoded by the exons ATGCCACTTTGGTTCTGGAATACTACTCAATCAAAGATATA TTGTGCCAAGAGAAAACCAAGCGATAGTATGAGGATTATTGTGATCTTTTTCGTTGGAACTGCTCTAGGCTTAATTGTTGGAGTATCATTGCCAACACTGTCAATAACAAAG TTCAATCTTCCATCCATTAATCTCTCGTGTATTCAGCAAAAATTTACAGAAACCATATCATCACAAGACAAGTTACTAAATGATCCATCCAAG ATTTGGGTTCCAACAAATCCAAGAGGTGCAGAAAGATTAGCTCCTGGGATTGTCAAAGCAGAATCGGATTTCTTTCTGCGCAAATTATGGGGTCTTCCCAGTGAG GATTTCACCTCAAAGCCTAAATACCTTGTGACCTTCACTGTTGGGTATGAGCAGAGAATGAATATTGATGCAGCAGTGAAAAAG CTTTCAGAGAACTTCACAATTGTTCTATTCCATTATGATGGCCGAACAACTGAATGGGATGAGTTTGAATGGTCCAAACGGGCCATTCATATCAGTgttcacaaacaaaccaaatg GTGGTATGCGAAGCGATTTCTGCATCCAGATATTGTGGCACCATATGAGTATATTTTCATGTGGGATGAAGACTTAGGTGTTGAACATTTTAATGCAGAGGA ATACATAAAACTTGTGAGAAAGCATAAGTTGGAGATTTCACAGCCTGGTTTGGAACAAAGTAAAGGAGCGCCATGTTGGAATATgacaaagagaagagaaggtCATGAAGTTCACAA AGAAGCTCAGGAGAAACCAGGAAAGTGCAAGTACCCTCTTTTGCCTCCTTGTGCAGC ATTTGTAGAGATCATGGCTCCAGTGTTTTCGCGAGCTGCATGGCGCTGTGTGTGGCATATGATTCAG AATGAATTTGTGCATGGCTGGGGTCTTGATTTTGCTTTTAGAAAATGTGTTGAG CCTGCACATGAGAAGATTGGAGTTGTTGATGCTCAGTGGATTGTTCACCAAGGTGTTCCCTCATTAGGGAATCAG GGAGAAGCACAAGCTGGGAAAACTGCATGGCGAGCG GTGAAGGAAAGGTGTGGAATGGAATGGAGGATGTTCCAGGGCCGGTTGACAAATGCAGAGAGGTCATATTACAAATCCAAGGGAATTAATTATACCCATTTGCTCGTTCATAATTAG
- the LOC107481827 gene encoding uncharacterized protein LOC107481827 isoform X2, with protein MGIITRTHSCAKRKPSDSMRIIVIFFVGTALGLIVGVSLPTLSITKFNLPSINLSCIQQKFTETISSQDKLLNDPSKIWVPTNPRGAERLAPGIVKAESDFFLRKLWGLPSEDFTSKPKYLVTFTVGYEQRMNIDAAVKKLSENFTIVLFHYDGRTTEWDEFEWSKRAIHISVHKQTKWWYAKRFLHPDIVAPYEYIFMWDEDLGVEHFNAEEYIKLVRKHKLEISQPGLEQSKGAPCWNMTKRREGHEVHKEAQEKPGKCKYPLLPPCAAFVEIMAPVFSRAAWRCVWHMIQNEFVHGWGLDFAFRKCVEPAHEKIGVVDAQWIVHQGVPSLGNQGEAQAGKTAWRAVKERCGMEWRMFQGRLTNAERSYYKSKGINYTHLLVHN; from the exons ATGGGGATCATTACTCGCACTCACAG TTGTGCCAAGAGAAAACCAAGCGATAGTATGAGGATTATTGTGATCTTTTTCGTTGGAACTGCTCTAGGCTTAATTGTTGGAGTATCATTGCCAACACTGTCAATAACAAAG TTCAATCTTCCATCCATTAATCTCTCGTGTATTCAGCAAAAATTTACAGAAACCATATCATCACAAGACAAGTTACTAAATGATCCATCCAAG ATTTGGGTTCCAACAAATCCAAGAGGTGCAGAAAGATTAGCTCCTGGGATTGTCAAAGCAGAATCGGATTTCTTTCTGCGCAAATTATGGGGTCTTCCCAGTGAG GATTTCACCTCAAAGCCTAAATACCTTGTGACCTTCACTGTTGGGTATGAGCAGAGAATGAATATTGATGCAGCAGTGAAAAAG CTTTCAGAGAACTTCACAATTGTTCTATTCCATTATGATGGCCGAACAACTGAATGGGATGAGTTTGAATGGTCCAAACGGGCCATTCATATCAGTgttcacaaacaaaccaaatg GTGGTATGCGAAGCGATTTCTGCATCCAGATATTGTGGCACCATATGAGTATATTTTCATGTGGGATGAAGACTTAGGTGTTGAACATTTTAATGCAGAGGA ATACATAAAACTTGTGAGAAAGCATAAGTTGGAGATTTCACAGCCTGGTTTGGAACAAAGTAAAGGAGCGCCATGTTGGAATATgacaaagagaagagaaggtCATGAAGTTCACAA AGAAGCTCAGGAGAAACCAGGAAAGTGCAAGTACCCTCTTTTGCCTCCTTGTGCAGC ATTTGTAGAGATCATGGCTCCAGTGTTTTCGCGAGCTGCATGGCGCTGTGTGTGGCATATGATTCAG AATGAATTTGTGCATGGCTGGGGTCTTGATTTTGCTTTTAGAAAATGTGTTGAG CCTGCACATGAGAAGATTGGAGTTGTTGATGCTCAGTGGATTGTTCACCAAGGTGTTCCCTCATTAGGGAATCAG GGAGAAGCACAAGCTGGGAAAACTGCATGGCGAGCG GTGAAGGAAAGGTGTGGAATGGAATGGAGGATGTTCCAGGGCCGGTTGACAAATGCAGAGAGGTCATATTACAAATCCAAGGGAATTAATTATACCCATTTGCTCGTTCATAATTAG